One genomic segment of Opitutaceae bacterium includes these proteins:
- the corA gene encoding magnesium/cobalt transporter CorA gives MMKKLRFSRKEKPAPKPVGIMGRVVNRVRKKAGTAPGTLMHTGERKTEKVITRYLDYDENELNEGEIASAEDCFPFARTPSITWIDIAGLHDMAQIEAIGKALELHPLMLEDIVSPTERPKLEDYDASLFIVLKILSFDRTSKRVEIDQMSLVVGKTYVLSFQEKPWDVLDPIRTRIRLAKGRIRHKGSDYLAYAIIDAVVDGYFKILEEIGDEIEELEELVVTDPSAEVMHRIHAMKREVLVLRKAVWPLREVLGSLYRNESELIESQTQVFLRDVYDHAVQIIDIIETFRDLLSGTNDLYISTVSNRMNEVMKVLTIIATIFIPLSFFAAVYGMNFDYMPELKVRWAYPAFLVAMGLITLGMLWYFRRKRWL, from the coding sequence ATGATGAAAAAGCTGAGATTCAGCCGGAAAGAGAAACCTGCCCCGAAACCGGTCGGGATCATGGGGCGGGTGGTCAATCGCGTTCGGAAGAAAGCGGGGACCGCTCCCGGAACCCTCATGCATACCGGGGAACGGAAAACCGAAAAGGTGATCACCCGTTACCTCGATTATGATGAAAATGAGCTGAACGAAGGTGAAATCGCCTCGGCGGAGGATTGTTTCCCGTTTGCCAGGACCCCTTCGATCACCTGGATCGATATCGCGGGTCTGCACGACATGGCTCAGATCGAGGCGATCGGCAAGGCGCTCGAACTCCACCCCCTTATGCTTGAGGACATCGTCAGTCCGACGGAGCGCCCGAAGCTGGAGGATTACGACGCCAGTCTGTTCATTGTCCTGAAAATCCTCTCCTTCGATCGGACTTCCAAGCGGGTCGAGATCGACCAGATGAGTCTGGTCGTGGGGAAGACCTACGTCCTGTCGTTTCAGGAAAAACCGTGGGATGTCCTCGATCCGATTCGCACGCGGATCCGATTGGCCAAAGGACGGATCCGTCACAAGGGATCCGATTACCTGGCTTACGCCATCATCGACGCCGTGGTGGACGGCTACTTCAAGATTCTCGAGGAGATCGGTGATGAGATCGAGGAACTCGAGGAACTGGTCGTAACCGACCCGAGTGCCGAGGTCATGCACCGCATCCATGCCATGAAGCGGGAGGTGCTCGTCCTGCGAAAGGCGGTCTGGCCGCTCCGCGAGGTCCTCGGATCCCTCTACCGCAACGAGTCCGAGTTGATCGAGAGCCAGACCCAGGTCTTCCTGCGCGACGTCTACGACCATGCTGTTCAGATCATCGATATCATCGAGACGTTCCGCGATCTTCTTTCGGGAACCAACGACCTCTACATCTCGACGGTCAGCAATCGGATGAACGAAGTGATGAAAGTCCTGACGATCATCGCCACGATCTTCATCCCCCTGTCCTTCTTCGCCGCGGTCTACGGCATGAACTTCGACTACATGCCCGAATTGAAGGTCCGCTGGGCTTACCCGGCATTTCTTGTCGCCATGGGCCTGATCACTCTGGGCATGCTCTGGTATTTCCGGCGAAAGCGCTGGCTCTAG
- a CDS encoding TolC family protein, whose translation MPDTGVINLTMAETLRRVEEANLNVLLSKEAVLQAIEAANRERSSILPRVDLNVRQTRSKFLINQTGSGQEGSSTLNNFTAKLVGNYTIIDPTTRSIYEAAKLGITVAEYEYELALQEVLSATVRSYYTHQRNLAGMTLVEANIERAKVLLDLATDQVNAGVATQIDLTRARAQLAGEEQARLQQETLVVESGLQLKQILNLDPKVELVLAPYRMDETPSAIPPMGDPALALENRREYQQATQQLEQNKLEQRASRWQRFPSVDVFGEYGYGSFDVFDLEGEDAWLVGISLNVPIFDGLQIESNKRLADSRFRSQELVIRNLENQIRSELSFAVQDARSRLAQISVAETNKQLADEELHLARIRFEQGVADNREVIDAQNAVARANDNLVQAIYLYNIARLELARVKGEVRTILTSR comes from the coding sequence ATGCCGGATACCGGAGTGATCAATCTGACCATGGCGGAGACGCTGAGACGGGTCGAGGAGGCGAATCTCAATGTGCTGCTGAGCAAGGAGGCGGTTCTTCAGGCTATCGAGGCGGCCAATCGGGAGCGGTCATCGATCCTGCCCCGGGTGGATCTCAATGTCCGACAGACCCGGAGCAAGTTCCTGATCAATCAGACCGGGTCTGGTCAGGAGGGCTCGTCGACGCTGAACAACTTCACCGCCAAGCTGGTCGGCAACTATACGATCATTGATCCGACGACGCGGTCGATCTACGAAGCCGCCAAGCTAGGGATCACGGTGGCCGAATACGAGTATGAGCTCGCCCTGCAGGAGGTCCTCAGCGCGACCGTTCGTTCCTATTACACCCACCAGCGCAATCTGGCGGGAATGACGCTGGTGGAGGCGAATATCGAAAGGGCCAAGGTCCTGCTCGATCTCGCGACCGACCAGGTCAATGCGGGGGTCGCCACCCAGATCGATCTGACCCGGGCCCGGGCCCAATTGGCCGGGGAAGAGCAGGCCCGGTTGCAACAGGAGACCCTGGTGGTTGAGAGCGGGCTGCAGTTGAAGCAGATCCTCAATCTGGATCCAAAGGTGGAACTGGTCCTGGCCCCCTACCGAATGGATGAAACACCTTCAGCCATTCCTCCGATGGGGGATCCGGCTCTCGCCCTGGAGAATCGCCGTGAGTATCAGCAGGCGACCCAACAGCTCGAGCAGAACAAACTTGAACAGCGTGCCTCCCGTTGGCAGCGGTTCCCGTCCGTTGATGTCTTCGGCGAATACGGCTACGGCTCATTCGATGTTTTCGATCTGGAGGGCGAGGATGCCTGGCTGGTCGGAATCTCACTCAATGTGCCTATCTTCGACGGGCTTCAGATCGAGTCGAACAAGCGGTTGGCGGACTCCCGGTTCCGGTCCCAGGAACTGGTGATCCGGAACCTGGAAAACCAGATCCGATCGGAGCTGTCCTTTGCGGTTCAGGATGCCCGCTCCCGGCTGGCCCAGATTTCGGTTGCGGAAACGAACAAGCAACTCGCCGACGAGGAACTCCACCTGGCGCGAATCCGCTTTGAGCAGGGCGTGGCCGACAACCGCGAGGTCATCGATGCCCAGAACGCCGTGGCCCGGGCCAACGACAACCTGGTCCAGGCCATCTATCTCTACAATATCGCCCGACTTGAGCTGGCACGGGTCAAGGGCGAGGTTCGGACCATTCTGACGTCTCGCTGA
- a CDS encoding NAD+ synthase, which yields MRVGLAQINTTVGDLEGNREIILKAYDRLCAEGAEMVVFPELAVCGYPPRDLLFKRRFVSDNESSLAEIAAHIGDVPIVIGFVETNPGTDGRSFFNAAAFCHRGEVLKSGRKCLLPTYDVFDEDRYFQAADEPLVFEFDGLRIGLTICEDIWTAQQVAPRRRYPIDPVALIASRNPDLVLNLSASPWNHGKEGLRQSLIRDSARTCRAPLVYCNAIGGNDELIFDGRSLVANTRGDLIAGLPAFRESLAVVDTDSPVPQIDPLFEQEEMAEIEDALVLGLRDYAHKSGFRRALIGLSGGIDSAVTAALAASALGAENVIGISLPSEISSQHSRDDARILAANLGIRYESLPITSIVAGAESTLKALFAERTPDTTEENIQARARGLLLMAVSNKFGALLLTTGNKSELAVGYCTLYGDMAGGLAVISDLPKTKVYDLARHLNRERGIIPASTIEKPPSAELRPDQKDEDSLPPYPVLDAILQGYVEEGLSSRDLVNQGFDPEVVRDIIRKVDLNEYKRKQAAPGLKITPLAFGVGRRIPIVQKYVS from the coding sequence ATGCGCGTCGGGTTGGCCCAAATCAATACCACGGTCGGTGACCTCGAAGGAAATCGGGAGATCATTCTCAAGGCTTACGACCGACTTTGCGCCGAAGGTGCCGAGATGGTCGTTTTTCCGGAACTGGCCGTCTGCGGCTACCCGCCCCGGGATCTCCTCTTCAAGCGGCGCTTTGTTTCGGACAATGAATCCTCACTCGCCGAGATAGCCGCCCACATCGGCGATGTTCCAATTGTCATCGGGTTCGTGGAAACCAACCCCGGGACAGACGGCCGCTCCTTTTTCAATGCAGCCGCTTTCTGCCATCGGGGCGAAGTCCTCAAATCCGGGCGCAAATGCCTTCTCCCGACCTACGACGTCTTCGATGAAGATCGTTATTTTCAGGCTGCGGACGAGCCGCTCGTTTTCGAATTCGATGGACTGCGGATCGGATTGACCATCTGCGAGGATATCTGGACCGCTCAGCAGGTCGCACCGCGCCGACGCTACCCCATCGATCCGGTCGCACTGATCGCCTCCCGCAATCCGGATCTCGTCCTCAATCTCTCGGCCAGTCCGTGGAATCACGGCAAGGAAGGACTGCGCCAGAGCCTGATCCGGGATTCTGCCCGAACCTGCCGGGCGCCTCTCGTCTATTGTAATGCGATCGGCGGGAATGATGAATTGATCTTCGATGGACGGAGCCTGGTGGCCAACACCCGGGGAGACCTCATCGCCGGCCTGCCGGCTTTCCGCGAGTCCCTCGCCGTGGTCGATACCGATTCCCCCGTGCCACAAATCGACCCCCTTTTCGAACAGGAGGAGATGGCGGAGATCGAGGATGCCCTCGTCCTCGGGCTTCGCGACTATGCCCACAAGAGCGGCTTCAGGCGCGCCCTCATCGGATTGAGCGGCGGCATCGATTCCGCAGTCACCGCGGCTCTCGCCGCATCGGCACTGGGCGCCGAAAACGTCATCGGGATCAGCCTGCCCTCGGAGATTTCCAGCCAGCACAGTCGGGATGACGCCCGCATTCTCGCCGCCAATCTCGGCATCCGCTACGAATCCCTGCCCATCACCTCCATCGTGGCCGGTGCGGAGTCCACCCTGAAGGCCCTCTTTGCCGAACGCACTCCCGACACGACCGAGGAGAATATCCAGGCCCGGGCCCGGGGCCTCCTTCTCATGGCGGTCTCCAACAAATTCGGCGCTCTCCTCCTGACCACCGGCAACAAGAGCGAATTGGCGGTCGGTTATTGCACCCTTTACGGCGATATGGCCGGGGGCCTGGCGGTGATCTCCGACCTTCCCAAGACGAAAGTCTACGACCTGGCTCGCCACCTGAACCGGGAACGGGGGATCATTCCCGCCTCGACCATCGAAAAGCCGCCGTCCGCCGAATTGCGTCCGGATCAGAAGGATGAGGATTCCCTGCCACCCTATCCGGTTCTTGATGCCATCCTCCAGGGTTACGTCGAAGAGGGACTCTCCTCCCGCGATCTGGTCAACCAAGGCTTCGATCCCGAAGTCGTGCGCGACATCATCCGCAAGGTCGACCTCAATGAATACAAACGAAAGCAGGCCGCCCCCGGTCTCAAGATCACACCCCTCGCCTTCGGCGTCGGCCGCCGCATCCCCATTGTCCAGAAATACGTGAGCTGA
- a CDS encoding MFS transporter, with protein sequence MFKAIRTLIEKKPTYVLPFWRKIAYSLAAPADIWAVWIPLGIASPILTIQFGIKPWIVSMLFMGFRLWDAMTDPLMGWISDNTKSRWGRRRPYIFVGAILLGVFFPLLWMFPRDATHAQIIAFMIPMGLCLYTSLTIWAMPYHSMFMELTPDYHERTNINSFRSLFQTTFGMLGGWVWAITQMDVFHLNGVADTLHGMRWFALGCGIVMILIGVLPALFVKERFSETNLVKDHKRNSLWRDLRLTLSNRDFLVMVLMTVLFAGGTSLTQSFNVFIGTYYVLDGDQTASSIWTGYGSTAYYLSVYLAIVFFSTFSKAKGKITALKVALIVQLIGGASNYFIFIPGMPALMLINSFLMGFGGQGTWLLVGSMIADIGDEDELNTGNRREGSFASIFSNVVKLSFTLGFGVSGVLLELTGFDVAASTNQVEVFMRMKLFMAIIPAVALVFGIWILGKYSITEDKAARIRGELEARRGNI encoded by the coding sequence ATGTTCAAAGCCATACGGACCCTAATCGAGAAGAAACCCACCTACGTTCTGCCGTTCTGGCGCAAAATCGCCTACAGTCTGGCCGCCCCGGCTGACATCTGGGCAGTCTGGATACCACTCGGTATTGCTTCGCCGATCCTTACGATCCAGTTCGGCATCAAGCCCTGGATTGTCAGCATGCTCTTCATGGGCTTCCGACTTTGGGATGCGATGACCGATCCGCTCATGGGCTGGATCTCGGACAACACGAAGTCGAGATGGGGCCGGCGGCGGCCCTATATCTTCGTCGGCGCAATCCTCCTGGGAGTCTTTTTTCCTCTGCTCTGGATGTTCCCCCGGGACGCCACCCATGCCCAGATCATCGCCTTCATGATCCCGATGGGGCTGTGCCTCTACACCAGCCTGACCATCTGGGCCATGCCCTATCACAGCATGTTCATGGAGCTCACGCCCGACTACCATGAACGCACCAACATCAATTCATTCCGCTCCCTCTTTCAGACGACGTTCGGCATGTTGGGAGGCTGGGTTTGGGCGATCACCCAGATGGATGTCTTTCATCTGAACGGTGTCGCCGATACCCTGCACGGCATGCGCTGGTTTGCCCTGGGATGCGGCATCGTCATGATCCTCATCGGCGTCCTGCCCGCCCTCTTCGTCAAGGAACGCTTCAGTGAGACCAATCTGGTCAAGGACCACAAGCGGAACAGCCTCTGGAGGGACCTCAGACTGACCCTGAGCAACCGGGACTTCCTGGTCATGGTCCTGATGACGGTGCTCTTTGCCGGAGGCACCAGCCTGACCCAGAGCTTCAATGTCTTCATCGGCACCTATTACGTGCTCGACGGCGACCAGACGGCCTCCTCGATCTGGACCGGCTACGGCTCCACCGCCTACTATCTCTCCGTCTATCTGGCCATCGTGTTCTTCTCCACGTTTTCCAAAGCCAAGGGGAAAATCACCGCCCTGAAAGTGGCGCTCATCGTTCAGCTGATCGGAGGGGCGTCCAATTACTTCATCTTCATCCCGGGCATGCCGGCCCTCATGTTGATCAACTCGTTCCTCATGGGCTTCGGAGGCCAGGGAACCTGGCTTCTGGTCGGATCGATGATCGCTGATATCGGAGATGAGGATGAGCTGAATACGGGCAACCGACGGGAGGGGAGTTTTGCTTCGATCTTCTCCAATGTCGTCAAACTCTCCTTCACCCTGGGGTTCGGCGTTTCCGGTGTATTGCTGGAGCTGACCGGTTTTGATGTCGCCGCATCGACCAACCAGGTCGAGGTGTTCATGAGAATGAAGTTGTTCATGGCCATCATTCCGGCAGTGGCCCTGGTCTTCGGTATATGGATACTGGGGAAGTACAGCATCACCGAGGACAAGGCTGCCCGCATTCGCGGCGAACTGGAAGCGAGACGGGGAAACATCTAG
- a CDS encoding nucleoside triphosphate pyrophosphatase, with translation MVAADRLILASGSPRRRELLDSLGLPFEVVTAEVDEADHRFGDPRKLVLDNARLKADWVSRHYPDRVVLGADTTVFLDGRILNKPADLAESRAMLARLSGRTHTVFTGIVLLRQHPPLEDSIIVASDVRFRVLDQAGIEDYIARVNTLDKAGAYAIQEEGERIVESHSGSLSNIIGLPLEETKALLTRHRFLP, from the coding sequence ATGGTTGCGGCTGACAGGCTCATCCTGGCCTCCGGTTCTCCCAGGCGCCGGGAACTTCTCGATTCGTTGGGTCTGCCCTTCGAAGTGGTGACGGCGGAGGTCGATGAGGCCGATCACCGGTTTGGCGACCCCCGCAAGCTTGTCCTGGACAATGCCCGTCTGAAGGCGGACTGGGTCAGCCGGCATTACCCGGACCGGGTGGTGCTGGGGGCGGACACGACGGTCTTCCTCGACGGGCGGATCCTGAACAAGCCGGCGGACCTCGCGGAGTCGCGTGCCATGCTGGCCCGGCTTTCGGGGCGGACCCATACTGTTTTTACCGGAATTGTCCTTCTGCGCCAGCATCCTCCGCTGGAGGATTCCATCATCGTAGCGAGCGACGTCCGGTTCCGGGTGCTCGATCAAGCCGGAATCGAGGACTATATCGCCCGGGTCAACACCCTCGACAAGGCGGGGGCCTACGCCATCCAGGAAGAAGGGGAGCGGATCGTGGAGAGCCATTCGGGATCGCTCTCCAACATCATCGGTCTGCCTTTGGAGGAAACAAAAGCGCTTTTGACCCGTCATAGATTCCTGCCATGA
- the hemL gene encoding glutamate-1-semialdehyde 2,1-aminomutase: MPDSSQSLFERALQLMPGGVNSPVRAFRSVGGAPFFVTRANGATLETADGQSLIDFVCTWGPAIHGHNHPAIREAIAAALENGTSFGTPNPLEVAMAERIVRMVPSIEKVRMCNSGTEATMSAVRLARGYTGRDKIIKFSGCYHGHVDSLLIKAGSGALTLGNPDSAGIPASFAQETIVLPFNDTAAIDEAFAAHGDTLACVILEPYPANVGLILPDPGFLEHLREVCTRHGTVLIFDEVMTGFRVAPGGVQEKTGVRPDLTTLGKIIGGGLPVGALGGKAEIMDKLAPLGPVYQAGTLSGNPLAMAAGIASLDLLISANPYPRLEDLGRRIQAAISGAAREKGLPLQVPQTGSMFSFYFATQRVRNYADATASDTAHFRTVFHHCLKNGVYLPPSAFETCFISTAHEGSAIDRACEILTAAIKAL; the protein is encoded by the coding sequence ATGCCTGACTCCTCACAATCACTTTTCGAACGTGCACTGCAACTGATGCCCGGAGGCGTCAACTCCCCTGTCCGGGCGTTTCGATCGGTCGGCGGCGCGCCCTTCTTCGTCACCCGCGCCAACGGGGCCACCCTCGAGACCGCCGATGGACAATCGCTCATCGATTTTGTCTGCACCTGGGGCCCGGCCATCCACGGTCACAATCATCCGGCCATCCGGGAAGCGATCGCCGCCGCCCTTGAAAACGGGACGAGTTTCGGCACGCCCAATCCCCTCGAGGTGGCCATGGCAGAGAGAATCGTCCGGATGGTTCCCTCCATTGAGAAGGTCCGGATGTGCAATAGCGGGACCGAGGCCACCATGTCCGCGGTCCGCCTGGCCCGGGGATATACCGGCCGGGACAAGATCATCAAGTTTTCCGGATGCTACCATGGCCATGTCGATTCGCTTCTCATCAAGGCCGGCTCGGGCGCGCTCACCCTCGGCAACCCGGACAGCGCGGGAATCCCGGCTTCCTTCGCGCAAGAGACGATCGTCCTGCCCTTCAACGATACCGCTGCCATCGATGAGGCCTTCGCCGCCCACGGTGACACCCTCGCCTGCGTCATCCTCGAGCCCTACCCTGCCAATGTCGGCCTTATCCTGCCGGATCCCGGGTTCCTCGAGCATCTGCGCGAAGTCTGCACCCGCCATGGCACCGTTCTGATCTTTGACGAGGTCATGACCGGTTTCCGCGTGGCTCCGGGTGGCGTGCAGGAGAAAACGGGAGTTCGCCCCGATCTGACCACCCTTGGAAAGATCATCGGCGGCGGTCTCCCGGTCGGCGCCCTCGGCGGCAAGGCGGAGATCATGGACAAGCTGGCCCCGCTCGGCCCCGTCTATCAGGCCGGCACTCTCAGCGGCAATCCCCTCGCCATGGCTGCCGGAATCGCCTCACTTGATCTGCTCATTTCCGCCAACCCCTACCCGAGACTCGAGGATCTCGGCCGTCGTATCCAGGCGGCCATTTCCGGCGCCGCGAGGGAAAAGGGGCTGCCCCTCCAGGTGCCCCAGACCGGCTCCATGTTCTCATTCTATTTTGCGACGCAGAGGGTTCGGAACTATGCCGATGCCACCGCTTCAGACACGGCCCATTTCAGGACCGTCTTCCATCACTGCCTCAAGAACGGGGTTTACCTGCCGCCCTCCGCCTTCGAGACCTGCTTCATCAGCACCGCCCATGAAGGTTCGGCCATTGACCGGGCCTGTGAGATCCTGACCGCTGCAATCAAGGCCCTTTAG
- a CDS encoding mandelate racemase/muconate lactonizing enzyme family protein: MKADDPGSALDHVKTASRPSDLRITDMRFAEIVGAPMRCILLKLYTNQGLVGYGEVRDISSKTYALMLKSRLLGENPCDVDRLFRRIKQFGGHARQGGGVSGVEVALWDLAAKAYGVPLYQMLGGKFRDRIRTYCDTDVRGRLNGATMGAALRRRMEMGFTFLKMDVGINLLKDIPGALNAPDGRDNPIIRGWIEKPGNEAADPHEKRRIRNRSYDNYNIPHPFTGIHVTEKGLDHLEAFVAEVRSAIGDEVPLAIDHCGHIPVEDGIKLARRLEKFTPAWIEDLVPWQYTEQYRRLAQATTIPICTGEDIYLKEAFLPLLEARAISVVHPDVLTVGGVLEMKKLGDLAQDHGIAMAVHMAESPIGCLAAAHSAAATENFIGLEYHSADIPWWDDLVTGPSGPIVKNGFIELSDKPGLGIESLNDDVIREHINPEAPGLWEPTDEWDNEWSHDRLWS; encoded by the coding sequence ATGAAAGCCGACGACCCGGGCTCTGCACTCGACCACGTGAAGACGGCCTCAAGGCCGTCCGATCTGCGAATCACGGACATGCGGTTCGCCGAGATTGTCGGCGCGCCGATGCGTTGCATCCTGCTCAAACTGTACACCAACCAGGGATTGGTCGGTTATGGTGAGGTTCGGGACATATCCAGCAAGACCTACGCCCTCATGCTCAAGAGCCGGCTGCTCGGGGAGAACCCCTGTGATGTCGATCGCCTCTTTCGCCGGATCAAGCAGTTCGGAGGGCATGCCAGACAGGGTGGCGGTGTCTCCGGGGTGGAAGTGGCCCTGTGGGACCTGGCAGCCAAAGCCTACGGTGTTCCCCTCTACCAGATGCTCGGGGGAAAGTTCCGCGATCGTATCCGCACCTATTGCGATACAGATGTCCGAGGTCGGCTGAACGGTGCCACCATGGGCGCTGCTCTCCGACGACGGATGGAGATGGGATTCACCTTCCTGAAGATGGACGTCGGCATCAACCTGCTCAAGGACATCCCGGGCGCTCTCAACGCGCCGGACGGACGCGACAATCCCATCATCCGGGGCTGGATTGAGAAGCCGGGAAACGAGGCCGCAGATCCCCACGAAAAACGACGTATCCGCAATCGTTCCTACGACAATTACAATATCCCCCATCCATTTACCGGCATCCATGTCACCGAGAAAGGACTGGATCATCTGGAGGCTTTTGTCGCGGAGGTGAGGTCCGCCATCGGCGATGAGGTTCCCCTGGCCATCGACCACTGTGGACACATTCCGGTCGAGGACGGGATCAAGCTGGCCCGGCGCCTTGAGAAATTCACCCCGGCCTGGATCGAGGACCTGGTGCCCTGGCAATACACGGAACAATACCGACGACTCGCCCAGGCCACCACCATCCCCATCTGCACCGGAGAGGATATCTACTTGAAGGAGGCCTTCCTCCCCCTCCTCGAAGCCAGGGCCATCTCAGTCGTTCATCCCGATGTTCTCACGGTCGGCGGCGTACTCGAAATGAAAAAGCTCGGCGATCTCGCCCAGGATCACGGAATCGCCATGGCCGTGCATATGGCGGAAAGTCCGATCGGCTGCCTGGCCGCCGCCCACAGCGCCGCCGCGACCGAGAATTTCATCGGCCTCGAATACCATTCGGCCGACATCCCCTGGTGGGACGACCTCGTGACCGGACCTTCCGGACCGATCGTGAAGAACGGTTTCATTGAATTGTCCGACAAACCGGGCCTCGGGATCGAATCCCTGAACGACGACGTCATCCGCGAGCACATCAATCCCGAAGCCCCCGGTCTCTGGGAGCCGACCGATGAGTGGGACAATGAATGGTCCCATGACCGGTTGTGGAGTTGA
- a CDS encoding mannonate dehydratase, translating into MIQIAEVFQPIPGPLMRMIKQCGIHHAVGGIDFRPIAGAPAEDQPVSLKSLLKVKAAYEEAGFSLDVIESRPPLELAKLGLPGRDEQIEYTCELIRNMGRAGIPVWCYEWMTFYNWVRTGTGIEGRGGAKVTGFNLQDLEKIPRPDCGPVSEERLWETLRYFLERVVPVAEKAGVRLAMHPDDPPLSPIHGVGRIMRSIENFQRLLDLVPSPVNGITLCQGNFALMTDDLPSVIREFGRQKKIFFVHLRDVRGTPDNFVETFHDEGKTDMLACMRAYRDIGFDGVLRPDHVPTMEGDRNDEPGYSSIGRLFAIGYIRGLQEAVYAD; encoded by the coding sequence ATGATACAAATCGCCGAAGTCTTCCAGCCGATTCCGGGTCCGCTCATGCGCATGATCAAGCAATGCGGTATCCATCACGCGGTCGGAGGGATCGATTTTCGCCCGATCGCCGGTGCGCCGGCCGAGGACCAGCCGGTCAGCCTGAAATCGCTCCTCAAGGTGAAGGCGGCTTATGAGGAAGCCGGCTTCTCGCTCGATGTGATAGAGAGCCGGCCCCCGCTGGAACTGGCCAAGCTGGGTCTGCCGGGACGGGACGAACAGATCGAGTACACCTGTGAGTTGATCCGCAACATGGGCCGGGCGGGCATCCCGGTCTGGTGCTACGAATGGATGACGTTCTACAACTGGGTGCGGACCGGGACGGGAATCGAGGGGCGGGGTGGGGCCAAGGTGACGGGTTTCAATCTGCAGGATCTGGAGAAGATCCCCCGGCCGGATTGTGGGCCCGTCTCTGAGGAGCGCCTGTGGGAAACGCTTCGCTATTTCCTGGAAAGAGTCGTGCCGGTGGCCGAGAAGGCTGGGGTCAGGCTGGCCATGCATCCGGATGATCCGCCCCTTTCCCCCATCCACGGGGTGGGTCGCATCATGCGGTCGATCGAGAATTTCCAGCGTCTCCTCGACCTGGTTCCCAGTCCGGTCAACGGCATCACCCTCTGCCAGGGGAATTTTGCGCTGATGACCGACGATCTGCCCTCGGTCATCCGGGAATTCGGCCGGCAGAAGAAGATCTTCTTCGTCCACCTGCGTGATGTCCGGGGAACGCCCGACAACTTCGTGGAAACCTTTCATGATGAAGGGAAGACCGACATGCTGGCCTGCATGAGGGCCTACCGCGACATCGGCTTTGACGGAGTCCTGCGGCCCGACCATGTTCCCACCATGGAAGGCGACAGGAATGACGAGCCGGGTTACTCCTCCATCGGCCGGCTCTTTGCCATCGGCTATATCCGGGGACTGCAGGAAGCGGTCTACGCGGACTGA
- a CDS encoding pseudouridine synthase yields the protein MDQPGLNSSGWPLGRGVRLVKQDTNGLCAFEKPAGILSHPNKPTDRSRSLMVADFDSTEEAFLVRAKGAIQKVWLLNRLDSATSGLILLATDPDLAEVIQGCFRDRKVHKVYQALVFGHMRTARDHWVDRMNVTANKGSVRAGEAGHLKAETDVRRLRLLPGPPALSLLELTPHTGRTHQLRFQCGKRRLPIVGDQTYGNFQWNRDFARRTGSKRLFLHSSAVRVDYEYNGRGQAFEASSPLPSDFERFSKQGQD from the coding sequence ATGGATCAGCCGGGTCTCAACTCGTCCGGCTGGCCGTTGGGCAGGGGGGTCAGGTTGGTCAAGCAGGATACGAATGGTCTCTGCGCGTTTGAGAAACCCGCCGGGATTCTCTCGCATCCCAATAAGCCGACCGATCGGAGCCGATCGCTGATGGTGGCGGATTTCGACTCGACCGAAGAGGCCTTTCTCGTTCGTGCCAAGGGAGCAATCCAGAAGGTCTGGCTGCTCAACCGTTTGGACTCGGCCACATCGGGGTTGATTCTCCTCGCGACGGATCCCGATTTGGCGGAAGTCATTCAGGGCTGCTTTCGCGACCGGAAGGTGCACAAGGTCTATCAGGCCCTGGTCTTCGGACATATGCGGACGGCCCGGGACCATTGGGTGGACCGCATGAACGTGACCGCGAACAAGGGATCGGTCAGGGCAGGGGAGGCCGGGCACCTTAAGGCTGAAACGGACGTCCGCCGTCTTCGTCTTCTGCCGGGGCCTCCCGCCCTGAGCCTGCTCGAATTGACCCCCCATACCGGGCGGACCCACCAATTGCGCTTCCAATGCGGCAAGCGTCGGCTCCCCATCGTCGGTGACCAGACCTACGGCAATTTCCAGTGGAACCGCGATTTCGCCAGGCGAACCGGCAGCAAGCGCCTCTTCCTCCATTCCAGCGCGGTCCGGGTCGATTACGAGTACAACGGACGGGGCCAGGCCTTCGAGGCATCCTCACCGCTTCCGTCGGACTTCGAACGCTTCAGCAAACAGGGTCAGGATTGA